In Paenibacillus sp. 1781tsa1, one DNA window encodes the following:
- a CDS encoding helix-turn-helix transcriptional regulator gives MNYDVRLQALSTFLKTQRSKISPESVGLPTGSRRRTPGLRREEVSQLAGVSTTWYTWLEQGRDIQVSHSVLDNIASALRLTADERKYLFSLAMEHHSELPTLEEEPVQLHPSLQKILQELHHCPTVISDRRCYIVGWNDAARHVFMDFEQIAPEQRNMISLLFDRKEFRRLAVNWEDFVSGFLAIFRAYYGQYVDDEWYNLFLDDMMNRHHDFHTLWKQSSVSSAPDVLIEFRHSKAGKMLFDLTSLQVQGSSDLRCSVYTPAPETATERKLMRLIEREADPHLGEQ, from the coding sequence TTGAACTACGATGTCAGGTTACAGGCATTGTCAACTTTTCTAAAAACACAGCGTTCCAAAATTTCTCCCGAATCGGTCGGTTTACCCACTGGAAGTCGGCGCAGAACGCCTGGTCTAAGGAGAGAAGAGGTTTCCCAACTGGCAGGAGTGAGCACAACATGGTATACCTGGCTTGAACAAGGTCGAGATATTCAGGTATCCCACTCGGTTTTGGACAACATCGCTTCAGCACTAAGGCTTACTGCGGATGAGCGAAAATATCTGTTTTCGCTGGCCATGGAACATCACTCGGAACTGCCAACACTGGAAGAAGAACCTGTTCAACTTCACCCTTCTTTGCAGAAAATTTTGCAAGAACTTCATCACTGCCCTACCGTGATCTCGGATCGGCGTTGTTACATTGTTGGCTGGAATGATGCAGCCCGGCATGTTTTTATGGATTTTGAACAGATTGCCCCCGAACAGCGGAATATGATCAGTCTATTATTTGATCGAAAGGAGTTTCGCAGGCTCGCCGTGAACTGGGAGGATTTTGTTAGCGGATTTCTGGCGATTTTTCGTGCTTATTATGGTCAGTATGTCGATGATGAATGGTATAATTTATTTTTGGATGACATGATGAACAGACATCACGATTTTCATACTCTTTGGAAACAAAGCAGCGTCAGCAGTGCCCCGGACGTATTAATCGAATTCAGGCATTCCAAAGCAGGCAAAATGTTGTTTGATCTGACTTCGTTGCAGGTTCAGGGTAGTTCCGATCTGCGTTGCAGTGTCTACACCCCTGCGCCAGAGACCGCTACCGAGCGCAAACTGATGCGCCTGATCGAGCGTGAAGCTGATCCACATCTTGGCGAGCAATAA
- the fabF gene encoding beta-ketoacyl-ACP synthase II has protein sequence MERVVITGMGVISPLGNDVHTFWNGLIEGRSGISTIEHFDTASYKTRIAGVVRDFDGEEQFGRKEARRMDRFVQFAVAAADQAVSQSGLVMDELDRERVGVYIGSGIGGIQTLMEQGKVLSDRGPARVSPTLVPMMISNMAAAMVSMRFGCWGPTLSPVTACSIGNTAIGEAFRCIRHGGADVIIAGGTEAAVTEVSLASFGNATALSTRNEAFQAASRPFDAGRDGFVMAEGAGILVVESLSHALGRGANILAEVIGYGASSDAYHMVATHPEGRGAYLAMRAALKEAQIGPEDMDVINAHATSTEAGDLSETRAIKQLFGEAAYDIPVTANKSMTGHMLGAAGGAEAISLIQSLRHGIIPPTINQEQRDPECDLDYVPNEARRAELRIGMSNSFGFGGHNAVIVLQKYSS, from the coding sequence ATGGAACGAGTCGTGATTACAGGTATGGGAGTCATCTCTCCTTTGGGAAATGATGTACATACATTCTGGAATGGATTAATTGAGGGTAGATCAGGAATATCAACAATAGAACATTTTGATACAGCTTCGTATAAAACCAGAATCGCTGGTGTGGTCCGTGATTTTGATGGTGAAGAGCAATTTGGACGCAAGGAAGCAAGGCGTATGGATCGATTCGTTCAATTTGCTGTTGCTGCTGCGGATCAGGCTGTATCACAATCGGGTCTTGTAATGGATGAATTGGATCGTGAAAGGGTAGGTGTATATATTGGTTCAGGCATAGGCGGCATCCAGACATTAATGGAACAAGGCAAGGTCCTGTCCGATCGGGGACCTGCGAGAGTCAGCCCAACCCTGGTACCTATGATGATATCCAATATGGCTGCAGCTATGGTCAGTATGAGGTTCGGTTGCTGGGGGCCGACATTGTCGCCAGTAACCGCTTGTTCCATTGGCAATACAGCCATTGGAGAGGCTTTCCGTTGCATTCGTCATGGCGGAGCCGATGTTATTATTGCTGGCGGGACAGAAGCGGCTGTAACCGAAGTGTCACTGGCAAGCTTCGGTAATGCGACAGCGTTGTCAACAAGAAATGAAGCGTTCCAAGCAGCAAGCCGTCCATTTGATGCGGGGAGAGACGGTTTTGTCATGGCGGAGGGCGCTGGAATTCTGGTTGTTGAGTCACTATCTCATGCACTGGGAAGAGGGGCGAATATTCTTGCCGAAGTGATTGGATATGGAGCCAGTTCAGATGCGTATCATATGGTAGCTACCCACCCGGAAGGACGAGGGGCATATCTGGCGATGAGAGCAGCACTGAAAGAAGCTCAGATTGGACCTGAAGACATGGATGTAATTAATGCTCATGCCACCAGTACGGAGGCGGGTGACCTCTCTGAGACGAGAGCGATTAAGCAACTTTTTGGGGAAGCTGCCTATGATATTCCGGTTACAGCGAATAAGTCCATGACGGGACATATGCTTGGTGCAGCAGGCGGTGCGGAGGCGATCTCACTTATTCAAAGTCTGCGGCATGGCATCATTCCTCCAACCATTAATCAGGAGCAGAGGGACCCTGAGTGTGATCTGGATTACGTACCAAACGAGGCAAGAAGAGCAGAGTTGCGGATTGGGATGTCTAATTCCTTTGGTTTTGGCGGTCATAATGCGGTTATTGTTCTTCAAAAATATTCATCTTAA
- a CDS encoding NarK/NasA family nitrate transporter, producing the protein MESKSFWKSGHKPTLFGAFLYFDISFMIWGMLGPLAVVIALDYPMTPLEKANLVALPILGGSILRLVLGFMSDYIGPKLTAQIGMLVTLVPLLLGWLWVDSLSQLYVVALLLGVAGASFAAALPLAGQWYGKEHQGLAMGIAGAGNSGTVLATLFANRLATHFGSWEVVFGLAMIPIALVFILFSLFAKNSPNRPEPKKLSQYGSLLKQKDAWVFCAFYCVTFGGFVGLCNYLTIFFNTQYGLSPVRAADITTFCVIAGSFFRPVGGYLADKIGGTRMLTFLYTGACIMLIGVSFMPPLPVVVVMLFLGMMCLGAGNGSVFQLVPQRFGNEIGLMTGIVGAAGGLGGYALPLILGQLYSSYQSYTPGFVILSLIVAASLILVLFMQSRWRMSWLNRGSTGLAESTSLSS; encoded by the coding sequence ATGGAGAGCAAAAGTTTTTGGAAAAGCGGGCATAAGCCCACCCTTTTCGGGGCGTTTCTGTATTTTGACATCAGTTTTATGATATGGGGAATGCTGGGTCCACTCGCAGTTGTCATTGCATTGGACTATCCGATGACTCCGCTGGAAAAGGCCAATCTGGTCGCATTGCCTATTCTCGGCGGCTCCATCCTGCGCCTTGTGCTTGGCTTCATGTCTGATTATATCGGTCCAAAACTAACCGCACAGATCGGGATGCTCGTCACCCTGGTTCCCTTATTACTCGGCTGGTTATGGGTTGACTCCTTAAGCCAACTGTACGTGGTGGCACTCTTGCTGGGTGTGGCAGGCGCCTCCTTCGCCGCTGCGCTACCGCTGGCGGGCCAATGGTATGGCAAAGAGCATCAGGGTCTCGCCATGGGTATTGCCGGGGCGGGTAACAGCGGAACCGTACTCGCGACGTTGTTTGCCAATCGCTTGGCTACGCATTTTGGCAGCTGGGAAGTTGTGTTCGGACTTGCTATGATACCGATCGCTCTCGTATTTATTCTCTTTTCTCTCTTTGCCAAGAATAGCCCTAATCGGCCTGAACCCAAGAAATTGTCCCAATATGGAAGTCTGCTTAAACAAAAAGATGCTTGGGTATTCTGTGCCTTCTATTGTGTGACCTTTGGTGGCTTCGTTGGATTATGTAACTATCTCACCATCTTCTTCAACACCCAGTATGGACTTTCACCTGTTCGAGCCGCAGATATTACCACCTTCTGTGTAATCGCAGGCAGTTTCTTCCGACCTGTAGGAGGTTATCTGGCGGACAAAATTGGTGGAACCCGCATGCTGACTTTCCTTTATACAGGAGCCTGCATCATGTTGATCGGGGTATCCTTCATGCCACCGCTTCCTGTTGTAGTCGTCATGCTGTTCCTCGGTATGATGTGTCTGGGAGCCGGAAATGGATCCGTGTTTCAGCTGGTTCCGCAACGTTTCGGCAACGAGATTGGCCTGATGACAGGTATTGTAGGTGCAGCTGGCGGATTGGGCGGGTATGCACTGCCACTGATTCTCGGTCAACTGTATAGCAGCTATCAATCCTATACACCAGGCTTTGTCATCCTTAGCCTGATTGTAGCGGCTTCTCTGATCCTTGTTCTCTTCATGCAATCCCGATGGCGTATGAGCTGGTTGAATCGGGGCAGCACAGGCCTGGCGGAATCAACGTCTCTCTCTTCGTAA
- the nirB gene encoding nitrite reductase large subunit NirB produces MSRSKLVIIGNGMAGVKCVEEIIALEPDTYEIVIYGNEPRPNYNRIMLLKVLQGEHSLQNIIINDWTWYEEHHIRLCTGETVHRIDTRGKYIETASGLRETYDVLILATGSSPFIPPIPGMDKERVMSFRTIDDCMRMSEYSREYRKAAVIGGGLLGLEAARGLLHLGMEAVVVHNAPYIMNRQLDQKAAAMLQEQLEDQGMSFLLSKNTQKITGRSQAQGLLFTDGSKLEAQVVIVAVGIRPNVDLARRSGIATNRAIMVDDYMRTSVPDIYAVGECAEHRGISYGLVAPLYEQGKVLARTLCGQKTSEYKGSIPYSQLKVSGVDVFSAGEISGEGVQTAIQYLDGIQGTYKKVLMQAGKVRGAILFGDTTEGTLLLGLVKRGADVAELAPREGAPDPAERAAAALSAQETVCACNNVTKAAIMKAIQEQGLETADQVKEQTKASGSCGGCRPMVAALLKHTHNLKNNGGTGVVATADKFAPLPVCSCTELGHSELKEMLDDIVDRETDLPLILKQLGWRSELGCAVCRPVIHYYLQVFGGTIVAPEIEGHSEVQVRWDNHIPSSSYARDVSRLAAQLRASWIGAVMPSSVNIGVAPGPGSLVGALVQDIGLLASPAGWEIYAGGHAEHPVKQGRLLGVAETEWQAAMLASACLQWYRQTAWYDEPLWAWTERLGFMSIRETLLDDQLQKELVAIHHHERDAASASPMKQSLESSAVQSTV; encoded by the coding sequence ATGAGCAGAAGCAAACTGGTGATTATCGGGAATGGCATGGCTGGAGTGAAGTGTGTTGAAGAGATTATCGCACTGGAGCCTGATACGTATGAGATTGTAATTTACGGCAATGAACCCCGTCCCAACTACAATCGGATCATGTTATTGAAAGTATTGCAGGGTGAGCATTCGTTACAGAATATCATTATCAATGATTGGACTTGGTATGAAGAGCATCATATACGACTATGTACAGGTGAAACGGTACACCGCATTGATACCCGTGGAAAATATATAGAGACTGCATCCGGCCTAAGAGAAACATATGATGTCCTTATTCTGGCGACAGGGTCTTCACCTTTTATCCCACCGATCCCGGGAATGGATAAAGAGCGGGTCATGTCCTTCCGGACCATTGATGATTGTATGCGTATGTCTGAATATTCCAGAGAATATCGCAAGGCCGCCGTTATTGGGGGTGGATTGCTTGGACTGGAGGCTGCACGTGGATTGCTGCATCTGGGTATGGAAGCTGTGGTAGTCCATAATGCACCTTATATTATGAACCGGCAGTTGGATCAGAAAGCGGCCGCGATGCTTCAGGAGCAGCTTGAAGACCAGGGCATGTCCTTTCTTTTGTCCAAAAATACGCAGAAAATTACCGGACGATCACAGGCGCAGGGACTGCTGTTCACAGATGGTTCCAAGCTTGAAGCACAGGTTGTCATTGTCGCTGTAGGAATTCGGCCAAATGTGGACCTCGCCAGACGAAGTGGAATTGCCACGAATCGGGCAATTATGGTAGATGACTATATGCGCACCAGTGTACCGGATATATACGCAGTTGGAGAATGTGCCGAACATCGGGGAATTAGTTATGGTCTGGTGGCCCCCTTATACGAACAGGGGAAGGTGCTCGCACGTACGCTCTGTGGACAGAAAACGTCTGAATACAAAGGATCTATACCCTACTCACAGTTGAAGGTATCGGGAGTTGATGTTTTCTCTGCCGGCGAGATTAGTGGTGAAGGCGTACAGACCGCAATTCAATATCTGGATGGCATTCAAGGCACATACAAAAAGGTACTGATGCAGGCTGGCAAAGTGCGCGGAGCCATCTTATTTGGAGATACAACCGAAGGAACGTTGTTGCTTGGACTTGTGAAACGAGGTGCGGATGTGGCGGAATTGGCTCCGCGTGAAGGGGCGCCGGACCCGGCTGAGAGGGCTGCTGCCGCATTATCGGCTCAGGAGACGGTATGTGCCTGCAACAATGTGACCAAAGCAGCTATTATGAAGGCAATTCAGGAACAGGGACTGGAAACGGCAGATCAGGTGAAGGAGCAGACCAAGGCATCGGGTTCATGCGGTGGCTGTCGCCCGATGGTGGCTGCACTGTTGAAACATACGCATAACCTGAAAAATAACGGGGGTACTGGAGTAGTAGCCACAGCAGATAAATTTGCTCCATTGCCTGTATGCAGTTGTACGGAGCTTGGGCATTCAGAACTGAAGGAAATGCTGGATGACATTGTTGATCGGGAGACAGACCTACCCTTGATCCTGAAGCAACTGGGTTGGAGGTCCGAACTTGGGTGCGCGGTATGTCGTCCAGTGATCCACTATTACTTGCAGGTATTCGGTGGAACGATAGTTGCTCCAGAGATCGAAGGTCACTCCGAGGTTCAGGTGCGCTGGGATAATCATATCCCTTCGTCATCCTATGCCAGAGATGTGAGTAGGTTGGCTGCACAGCTTCGTGCCAGTTGGATCGGTGCAGTGATGCCGTCATCCGTGAATATTGGGGTTGCACCAGGGCCGGGATCATTAGTTGGCGCACTGGTTCAGGATATTGGTTTGCTGGCTTCACCAGCTGGATGGGAGATTTACGCAGGAGGTCATGCAGAGCATCCGGTCAAGCAAGGTCGTTTGCTCGGAGTGGCAGAAACGGAGTGGCAAGCGGCTATGCTTGCATCAGCCTGTCTTCAATGGTATCGCCAAACCGCCTGGTATGATGAACCGTTATGGGCATGGACCGAGCGATTGGGATTCATGTCGATTCGGGAAACGCTGCTGGACGACCAACTACAGAAGGAACTTGTTGCGATTCATCATCATGAGCGGGATGCGGCTTCAGCATCCCCGATGAAGCAATCTCTTGAATCTTCCGCGGTGCAGAGCACCGTCTGA
- a CDS encoding molybdopterin oxidoreductase family protein, which translates to MELSITSEMAVSKLYVKETQCPYCSVQCKMTVEELAAPVAGQSRAEYTVQGVPNEASEGRLCVKGMNAHQHALSGHRLMHPLIRRNGELEPCSWEEAIQTIAERFQNMKESYGADTVGVYGGGSLTNETAYLLGKFARVALGTKYIDYNGRFCMSAAASAGSKVFGMDRGLTFRLSDIPKSGCIILAGTNIAECQPTLLPYFNQAKENGAFLIVIDPRKTATAAIADLHLQVKPGMDALLADTMLKIMMDAGLVDPHFIGERTRGYEQLIQGLADLQLEQSAQECGVDLALIRQAALAYGEAETGMIMTARGVEQQTDGHMAVRHFLNLVLATGKIGREGCGYGAITGQGNGQGGREHGQKADQLPGYRSIENEADRAYVASIWGVDPASLPGKGVSAYEMMEKVHDQEIRALLVMGSNPVVSNPNVRLVEEGLHKLDFLIVADMFLSETARMADLVLPVTSYMENEGTLTNLEGRVLLREKGRPAPGETLDDWEILCRIAAKLGKVSYFDYDCAENIFNELRLASRGGVADYYGITYERLRNEKGVYWPCSSLEEQGEGLLFGDRFAHPDGKAAFTCESSLGWNDISQEFPLILTNGRVLPHYLTGVQTHRSPALAARELENFVELHPVTAARHRIHDGEWVEIQSVYGSFRVRSRIKDSIREDTLFVPMHWGGVQNVNRATRPELDPFCRMPGFKTAAVNIRPLRLAK; encoded by the coding sequence ATGGAATTATCGATAACTTCGGAAATGGCGGTATCCAAGCTGTATGTAAAAGAAACACAATGTCCATATTGCAGTGTGCAATGCAAGATGACAGTTGAAGAGCTAGCTGCACCTGTTGCAGGCCAGAGCCGAGCGGAATATACGGTCCAAGGCGTTCCGAATGAAGCCTCTGAGGGCAGGTTGTGTGTGAAGGGTATGAATGCTCATCAGCATGCGCTAAGTGGTCACCGATTAATGCATCCGCTGATTCGTCGCAATGGTGAGCTTGAACCCTGTTCCTGGGAGGAGGCTATTCAGACCATAGCAGAGCGGTTTCAGAACATGAAAGAATCATACGGAGCAGATACGGTCGGAGTATACGGAGGCGGATCTTTAACGAATGAGACAGCCTACCTGCTTGGCAAGTTCGCCAGGGTTGCTTTGGGGACGAAATATATCGACTATAATGGACGGTTCTGTATGTCAGCTGCCGCTTCTGCCGGAAGTAAAGTATTCGGGATGGACCGTGGACTGACGTTCCGCCTGTCCGATATACCGAAATCGGGCTGTATTATACTTGCGGGAACCAATATCGCAGAATGCCAACCTACACTCTTGCCATACTTTAATCAGGCGAAGGAGAATGGGGCCTTTCTCATTGTTATTGATCCCCGCAAAACGGCAACTGCGGCGATCGCCGATCTTCACTTGCAGGTAAAGCCTGGAATGGATGCTTTGTTGGCGGATACCATGTTGAAAATAATGATGGATGCCGGATTGGTGGACCCTCATTTTATAGGCGAACGAACGCGTGGATACGAGCAATTAATACAAGGGTTGGCCGATCTTCAACTCGAACAGTCTGCACAAGAATGCGGAGTTGATCTGGCCCTGATTCGTCAGGCGGCGCTGGCCTATGGTGAGGCAGAGACAGGTATGATCATGACAGCGCGTGGTGTGGAGCAGCAGACGGATGGGCATATGGCCGTCAGGCACTTTCTCAACCTGGTATTAGCGACTGGCAAAATTGGCCGAGAAGGCTGTGGATATGGTGCTATCACCGGTCAGGGAAACGGGCAGGGCGGACGGGAGCATGGGCAGAAGGCTGACCAGCTGCCGGGCTATCGATCGATTGAAAATGAAGCCGATCGTGCCTATGTGGCATCGATCTGGGGCGTGGACCCTGCAAGTTTACCGGGTAAAGGAGTCTCGGCCTACGAGATGATGGAGAAAGTTCATGACCAGGAGATTCGGGCTTTGCTTGTCATGGGCTCCAATCCGGTTGTATCCAATCCTAATGTACGTTTGGTGGAAGAAGGTTTGCATAAGCTGGACTTTCTGATCGTGGCAGATATGTTTCTGTCCGAGACTGCACGAATGGCTGATCTGGTTCTTCCGGTTACCTCTTATATGGAGAATGAAGGTACACTCACCAATCTGGAGGGGCGTGTTCTGCTCCGTGAAAAGGGACGACCTGCACCAGGCGAAACGCTCGATGATTGGGAGATATTATGCCGGATTGCCGCGAAATTGGGTAAAGTTTCTTACTTTGATTATGACTGTGCCGAGAATATCTTTAATGAGCTTCGGTTGGCGAGCCGTGGTGGAGTGGCTGATTACTATGGCATTACCTATGAACGTTTGCGTAACGAAAAGGGTGTATACTGGCCGTGTTCTTCCCTTGAAGAGCAAGGAGAAGGCTTGTTATTTGGTGATCGATTCGCACATCCCGATGGCAAAGCGGCTTTCACATGTGAGTCAAGCCTGGGCTGGAATGATATATCGCAGGAATTCCCCTTAATTCTTACCAACGGACGTGTGCTTCCTCATTATCTTACAGGGGTGCAGACGCATCGTAGTCCGGCACTGGCAGCTCGTGAATTGGAGAACTTCGTTGAGCTTCATCCGGTTACCGCTGCCCGTCATCGTATTCACGATGGAGAGTGGGTAGAGATACAATCGGTGTACGGAAGCTTCAGGGTTCGCTCGCGCATCAAGGATTCCATTCGGGAGGATACGTTGTTTGTGCCGATGCATTGGGGTGGTGTTCAGAATGTGAATCGGGCAACCCGACCGGAACTGGACCCGTTCTGCCGTATGCCCGGATTCAAGACGGCGGCAGTAAACATTCGACCATTACGATTAGCCAAATGA
- a CDS encoding AraC family transcriptional regulator: MLSKTEQDTAIIQQQQELARLIGRFTQEDGIHITAIPSLALIRASQVSEPIHTVHEPALCIVAQGSKLVILGQESYTYDSSQYLVASINLPISGQVVQATTEHPYLCLRLDFDSGQVFDLIQDSPSTQTKPNNSTRRGLFVSSNKSPLLEAVIRLVRLLDTPEDIPALAPLMTREILYRLIQDEHGHSIRQFAVQNSHAQHIAQVIEVIHSEYAHPLRIEQLASMINMSMSSLHYHFKAVTAMSPLQYQKQIRLQEARRMLLAGSTDAADAAFQVGYESPSQFSREYARMYGLPPKSDIKRLRHALQIEG, translated from the coding sequence ATGCTATCCAAAACGGAACAGGATACAGCTATTATTCAGCAGCAACAGGAATTGGCCCGCTTAATCGGTCGTTTCACCCAAGAGGACGGGATTCATATAACAGCAATTCCTTCGCTTGCTTTGATCCGTGCTTCCCAGGTTTCAGAGCCCATTCATACCGTGCACGAACCCGCCTTGTGCATTGTGGCCCAAGGTTCCAAACTCGTTATTCTCGGACAAGAGAGCTACACCTATGACTCTTCACAGTATCTGGTCGCTTCCATAAACTTGCCTATTTCAGGACAAGTGGTACAGGCAACGACAGAACACCCTTATCTCTGCTTACGACTTGATTTTGATTCGGGGCAGGTTTTTGATCTTATTCAAGATTCTCCTTCCACACAAACCAAACCCAACAACTCAACACGTCGTGGGTTGTTTGTAAGCTCAAACAAATCTCCCCTTCTGGAAGCCGTAATCCGATTGGTCAGATTGCTGGATACACCTGAAGATATCCCTGCACTTGCACCTCTTATGACTCGTGAGATTCTATATCGCCTGATTCAGGATGAACACGGGCATTCCATCAGGCAGTTTGCAGTCCAAAACAGTCATGCACAGCACATCGCCCAAGTCATTGAAGTAATCCACTCCGAATATGCCCATCCACTGCGAATCGAGCAACTGGCTTCCATGATTAACATGAGTATGTCCTCATTGCATTATCATTTCAAAGCCGTTACTGCCATGAGCCCACTGCAATATCAAAAACAGATTCGATTGCAGGAGGCCAGGCGAATGTTACTTGCAGGTTCAACCGATGCGGCAGATGCAGCATTCCAGGTTGGGTACGAGAGCCCTTCCCAGTTCAGTCGGGAGTACGCCCGGATGTATGGCCTTCCTCCCAAAAGTGATATCAAGCGCCTTCGCCATGCACTCCAGATCGAGGGCTAA
- a CDS encoding Atu4866 domain-containing protein: MAGSRSEDRQEVEHPYVGMWVTKDGYIRHELLPSGRYDEARGDRQSAYQGRYVVDGDHIEYVDDTGFTADGDFKEGVLYHAGMVLYREDAQSNT, encoded by the coding sequence ATGGCAGGTAGTAGATCAGAAGACAGACAAGAAGTGGAACACCCGTATGTAGGAATGTGGGTGACGAAGGACGGGTACATCCGACATGAACTGCTCCCTTCCGGTCGTTATGATGAAGCACGGGGAGATAGGCAAAGTGCGTATCAAGGTCGATATGTAGTCGATGGAGACCATATTGAATATGTGGATGATACTGGCTTTACTGCGGATGGAGACTTTAAGGAAGGCGTGCTTTATCATGCAGGCATGGTCTTGTACAGAGAAGATGCACAATCAAATACCTAA
- a CDS encoding SDR family oxidoreductase, whose amino-acid sequence MFNVKGKVVVITGASSGIGEATARLLAEQGAHVVIGARRVDRLEVLASSIRSEGGSVEYHALDVTQLEDMQTIVELALSRYGRLDVIVNNAGVMPLSSLEALKVDEWNRMIDVNIRGVLHGIAAGLPVMKEQGFGQFINIASIGAYAVTPTAAVYCATKYAVRAISEGLRQEAGSDIRVTLVSPGVTESELAESISDDEAREFMKDYRSISIPATAIAQSILYAINQPAEVDVNEIVVRPTASIA is encoded by the coding sequence ATGTTTAATGTAAAAGGGAAAGTCGTTGTGATCACGGGTGCAAGCAGCGGAATTGGGGAGGCAACAGCGCGTCTGTTAGCAGAGCAGGGGGCACATGTAGTTATCGGTGCAAGACGAGTGGATCGTCTAGAGGTGCTGGCTTCCTCCATTCGCTCGGAAGGTGGTTCAGTAGAATATCATGCCCTTGATGTTACACAGCTGGAAGACATGCAAACGATCGTAGAGCTTGCGCTCAGTCGTTATGGACGCTTGGATGTGATTGTTAATAATGCCGGAGTTATGCCACTATCATCCCTTGAAGCACTAAAAGTGGACGAGTGGAACCGTATGATTGATGTTAACATTCGGGGGGTTCTACACGGCATTGCAGCTGGGCTGCCCGTTATGAAAGAACAGGGTTTCGGCCAGTTTATTAATATCGCTTCCATCGGAGCTTATGCCGTGACACCTACAGCCGCAGTATATTGTGCAACCAAGTACGCTGTCCGTGCGATCTCGGAGGGTCTGCGACAGGAGGCAGGCTCAGATATCCGCGTGACCCTTGTATCGCCAGGTGTGACTGAATCCGAACTTGCCGAATCGATCTCTGATGATGAAGCACGGGAGTTCATGAAAGATTATCGGAGTATATCCATTCCAGCCACGGCTATTGCTCAAAGCATTCTATACGCGATCAACCAGCCGGCTGAGGTGGATGTGAATGAAATCGTGGTGAGACCCACTGCAAGCATAGCTTAA